The following proteins are encoded in a genomic region of Chloroflexota bacterium:
- a CDS encoding SAM-dependent chlorinase/fluorinase, giving the protein MTSVVTLTTDFGVEDAYVAAMKGVLLTRCPEARLVDLCHAVPPQDIRAGALRLAAAAPYFPAGTVHLVVVDPGVGSARRAIAVSAHSHFFVGPDNGVLSLAADSGSPAWRAVELTNRAYWQPIVSTTFHGRDVFAPVAAHLACGGQIDDLGPWLDEIEQLQLPRVTGGVDEIRGVVLDVDRFGNLVTNIRSADLGERPIRDVTAGSAQIMGLSDRYDPAARLVALFNSDGWLEVAAPGGSAARHLRLGVGAPVRVRFAV; this is encoded by the coding sequence GTGACCTCGGTAGTGACGCTCACGACGGATTTCGGCGTCGAGGACGCGTACGTCGCGGCGATGAAGGGCGTCCTCCTCACGCGCTGCCCGGAGGCGCGACTGGTCGATCTCTGCCACGCGGTTCCGCCGCAAGACATTCGCGCGGGTGCGCTGCGACTCGCGGCGGCCGCGCCGTACTTCCCCGCGGGCACCGTGCACCTCGTCGTGGTCGACCCGGGGGTCGGCAGCGCGCGCCGCGCGATCGCCGTCTCCGCCCACTCGCACTTCTTCGTCGGGCCGGATAATGGCGTGCTGAGTCTGGCTGCCGACTCTGGGAGCCCCGCCTGGCGAGCCGTGGAGCTGACGAACCGGGCGTACTGGCAGCCGATCGTGAGCACCACCTTTCACGGGCGCGACGTCTTCGCCCCGGTCGCCGCGCATCTCGCGTGCGGCGGACAGATCGATGATCTCGGCCCGTGGCTGGATGAAATCGAGCAGCTCCAGCTTCCCCGTGTCACGGGTGGCGTTGATGAGATCCGGGGAGTAGTCCTCGACGTCGATCGCTTCGGAAACCTCGTAACGAACATTCGATCTGCGGATCTGGGCGAGCGACCGATTCGGGACGTAACCGCCGGCTCCGCCCAGATCATGGGCCTCAGCGACCGATACGACCCGGCCGCCCGACTCGTCGCACTCTTCAACAGCGATGGCTGGCTCGAGGTTGCGGCTCCGGGCGGCAGCGCCGCGCGGCACCTCAGGCTGGGAGTGGGTGCGCCCGTGCGCGTGCGATTCGCGGTGTGA
- a CDS encoding YfhO family protein: MSSRPVRVPGGIARIVAWSCRSEDSTAVIAALAVALGIVALSYGPGLARGGVLLPADMLDAFAPWSAASSIERPRNPLLGDEIQQMYPWRAFAHEELAQGRFPFWNPYSGGGVPLFANGQSALLYPLNLGTAWLSPEIGATVVQLAKPPIAAVGSALFLRALAARPAACVLAAVAWAFSGPMVTWLGWPHTNALALVPFLFWSATHWLRMPSIRWWAITAGLVAIQFFGGHPETTVHTLLLLATYVFVWRWQVAPPGNGTEPRRGALASHARALGGLAVSVVVGAGVAAVQVAPLVASIADSVTAFERGSRALSRVVLDPETAVTWVVPRFFGTPLSASFGPLNYLNYNETLGYVGVGVIALALLSALRPRRPGWPGLALVAVLALGLAYGVPGITEIRRLPLLAFAANTRFIHLAAFALACLGGLGLDQCLREPRRAEVAAGGLALVAFGCVLLTFAPWLLAPSSAAALPLSSAEAEGLRVRELWKAGTLALLWSAALAAVAIAVRRTGWQSRLAMLARGRGAMQWPWAGRTWLGRHAPEAATAMVTLVLAVDLMLFGSRYNPVTSVDFLRRVPSPIAFLQDTDAQGRVVGLAETLLPNTSVLFHLHDFRVYEPVADRHLLTYFEKMDASLRSDIRSRFYLFLWRPSAAMMRAAGIRWILVPDGDNRVATPRELANEGLILRFSGDGTRVWENPRASPRAYVADHVVAAHDEEAALDWLADLSDDSSSRAVVVASDLPITACDVKGSCDPANGQGTDAARVLEARYLPGRIDLRVDAPRGGVAVIDDVLYPGWSATVDGVEAPILRTNYLFMGVAVSPGQHLVELRYLPPHFRLGVAVSIASLFILIATIAVTIVRGRSTVRGSPLAGRSPVDDVR; this comes from the coding sequence GTGAGTTCGCGCCCCGTTCGCGTACCGGGGGGAATCGCGCGAATCGTCGCTTGGTCCTGCCGTTCGGAGGACTCGACCGCGGTCATCGCCGCGCTGGCCGTCGCGCTGGGTATTGTCGCCCTCTCGTACGGACCCGGCCTCGCCCGAGGAGGAGTTCTCCTTCCCGCCGACATGCTGGACGCGTTTGCGCCGTGGTCGGCTGCATCGTCTATCGAACGGCCCCGAAATCCGCTGCTCGGCGATGAGATTCAGCAGATGTACCCCTGGCGCGCCTTTGCTCACGAAGAGCTCGCGCAGGGACGGTTTCCCTTCTGGAACCCGTATTCGGGCGGGGGCGTGCCCCTCTTCGCCAACGGACAGTCGGCGCTCCTCTATCCGCTGAATCTTGGCACAGCATGGCTGAGCCCCGAGATCGGGGCCACGGTCGTCCAGCTGGCGAAACCGCCCATCGCGGCGGTGGGTAGCGCCCTCTTCTTACGCGCGCTTGCGGCGCGACCCGCTGCATGCGTCCTCGCCGCGGTGGCGTGGGCGTTCTCCGGACCGATGGTTACCTGGCTCGGCTGGCCTCACACCAACGCGCTGGCGCTGGTCCCATTCCTCTTTTGGTCCGCGACACATTGGCTACGAATGCCGTCCATTCGTTGGTGGGCGATAACCGCGGGTCTCGTGGCGATTCAGTTTTTCGGAGGGCACCCGGAGACGACGGTCCATACGCTCCTCCTGCTCGCCACGTACGTGTTCGTATGGCGATGGCAGGTTGCGCCACCCGGGAACGGCACGGAGCCTCGCCGAGGCGCCCTCGCGTCTCATGCGCGCGCGCTGGGCGGGCTCGCGGTGTCCGTCGTCGTTGGCGCGGGCGTCGCGGCGGTTCAGGTGGCGCCTCTGGTGGCCTCGATCGCCGACAGCGTCACAGCCTTCGAGCGTGGGAGTCGCGCCCTGTCCCGGGTCGTACTCGATCCCGAAACGGCGGTCACGTGGGTGGTGCCGAGGTTCTTTGGGACCCCGCTGAGCGCGTCGTTCGGTCCGCTCAACTACCTGAACTACAACGAGACGCTCGGCTACGTGGGCGTCGGCGTGATTGCGCTGGCTCTCCTTTCCGCCCTGCGGCCGAGACGACCCGGTTGGCCGGGGCTCGCCCTCGTCGCCGTGCTCGCCCTCGGTCTCGCCTACGGCGTGCCCGGGATCACCGAGATTCGGCGTCTCCCTCTTCTCGCCTTCGCTGCTAACACGCGGTTCATCCACCTGGCGGCGTTCGCGTTGGCGTGTCTGGGCGGCCTGGGACTCGATCAGTGTCTCCGCGAGCCGCGGCGGGCGGAAGTCGCTGCGGGAGGACTGGCGCTCGTAGCCTTCGGCTGCGTCCTGCTCACCTTCGCCCCCTGGCTGTTGGCGCCGAGCAGCGCCGCCGCGCTTCCCCTTTCGAGCGCCGAGGCGGAGGGGCTCCGCGTGCGGGAGCTGTGGAAGGCTGGTACGCTGGCGCTGTTGTGGTCTGCCGCGCTGGCGGCCGTTGCTATTGCAGTGAGGCGCACGGGGTGGCAATCGCGTCTCGCGATGCTCGCACGGGGCCGCGGGGCGATGCAGTGGCCGTGGGCCGGCCGAACATGGCTTGGTCGGCACGCGCCCGAGGCCGCGACGGCGATGGTCACGCTGGTGCTGGCGGTGGATCTCATGCTCTTCGGCTCGCGCTACAACCCCGTGACGTCGGTGGATTTCCTTCGGCGCGTCCCGTCGCCCATCGCATTCCTCCAGGACACCGACGCGCAGGGCAGAGTCGTGGGGCTCGCGGAGACGCTGCTTCCCAACACAAGCGTGCTGTTTCATCTCCACGACTTTCGCGTCTACGAACCCGTGGCCGATCGCCATCTGCTGACCTACTTCGAGAAGATGGATGCGTCATTGCGGTCCGACATTCGGTCGCGGTTCTATCTTTTTCTGTGGAGACCGAGCGCGGCCATGATGCGCGCGGCGGGCATTCGCTGGATCCTCGTGCCCGATGGAGACAACCGAGTCGCGACGCCCCGAGAACTGGCAAACGAGGGGTTGATTCTCCGCTTTTCGGGGGATGGCACGCGAGTCTGGGAGAATCCCAGAGCCAGCCCCCGGGCGTACGTGGCTGACCACGTCGTCGCGGCACATGACGAAGAGGCGGCGCTCGACTGGCTTGCTGATTTGTCGGACGACTCATCGTCCCGCGCTGTCGTCGTGGCGTCGGACCTCCCGATCACCGCGTGCGACGTGAAGGGTTCGTGCGATCCTGCGAACGGGCAAGGCACCGATGCCGCCCGCGTCCTGGAGGCTCGCTATCTCCCCGGCCGCATCGACCTGCGGGTGGATGCGCCGCGGGGCGGGGTGGCCGTGATCGACGACGTACTGTATCCAGGGTGGAGCGCAACGGTCGACGGGGTCGAAGCTCCAATCCTTCGCACGAATTACCTCTTCATGGGTGTCGCCGTTTCGCCGGGCCAGCACTTGGTCGAGCTGCGATATCTCCCGCCGCACTTTCGCCTCGGCGTTGCTGTCTCCATCGCGAGTCTCTTCATCCTGATCGCGACGATCGCGGTAACGATTGTGCGCGGGCGATCGACGGTCCGAGGGTCACCGCTCGCCGGGCGAAGTCCGGTCGACGACGTGCGGTAG
- the mtaB gene encoding tRNA (N(6)-L-threonylcarbamoyladenosine(37)-C(2))-methylthiotransferase MtaB — translation MQTASESPSAPEHSTRRIRTAAVTTLGCRLNQAESYQVLVQLAECGVNVVPFGEPADLTIVNTCTVTHVADQQGRQLLRRARRASPDGLVVAMGCYAQIAPNEVRRVEGVDVVIASGKSGLVPQLRALGLAIGGATSDEQEASWRSGPDVLPATRVRHFVKVQDGCDDYCTYCIVPFARGHAVSLSPDEIVAEVQELEDRGCREVVLTGVQIGAFGRDRYAQRGQPLPPPGEPLAGLVRRILRETTIARVRISSIQPQDWPPDFLELFGDPRLCPHLHLPLQSGCDAVLKRMGRRYSTSDFARFVERIRARVPDVAITADLIAGFPGETDADHRASVGFVRAMEFADAHVFRFSARRGTAASRMRDQVGMDVRKARSEELRAVSANNAERFRRRFLGTARRVLVEEELTVDAACSNGRRRWSGLTDNYLRVEIESPGDFLGRELPVRLRDLSRAGFVGEVATDEEDVAHG, via the coding sequence ATGCAAACCGCTTCCGAGTCTCCGTCCGCCCCGGAGCACAGCACGCGTCGCATCCGAACCGCCGCCGTGACAACGCTGGGGTGCCGGCTGAACCAGGCGGAAAGCTACCAGGTCCTGGTGCAGCTTGCGGAGTGCGGCGTCAACGTCGTGCCGTTTGGCGAGCCCGCCGATCTGACCATCGTCAACACGTGCACGGTGACCCACGTGGCGGACCAGCAGGGTCGGCAGCTCCTTCGGCGCGCACGGCGGGCAAGTCCAGATGGGCTCGTTGTCGCCATGGGATGCTACGCCCAGATCGCACCGAACGAGGTCCGACGGGTCGAAGGGGTGGACGTCGTGATCGCGTCGGGGAAGTCGGGTCTCGTTCCCCAGCTCCGCGCTCTGGGGCTGGCCATCGGCGGTGCAACGTCCGATGAGCAAGAGGCGTCCTGGCGCTCGGGACCCGACGTCCTGCCGGCGACGCGCGTGCGGCACTTTGTCAAGGTGCAGGACGGGTGCGACGATTACTGCACCTACTGCATCGTTCCGTTTGCGCGCGGCCATGCCGTGAGCCTCTCCCCGGACGAAATCGTGGCGGAGGTCCAGGAGCTCGAGGATCGAGGGTGTCGGGAGGTGGTCCTCACCGGTGTCCAGATCGGCGCCTTCGGTCGCGACCGATACGCGCAGCGCGGCCAGCCCCTCCCGCCCCCCGGCGAGCCGCTTGCGGGCCTGGTTCGCCGGATCCTGCGGGAAACCACGATCGCGCGCGTGCGCATCTCGTCGATCCAACCTCAGGACTGGCCACCGGACTTCCTGGAGCTGTTCGGCGATCCCCGGTTGTGCCCCCATCTGCATCTGCCCCTGCAGTCGGGGTGCGACGCCGTCCTCAAGCGCATGGGGCGCCGGTACTCCACGTCCGACTTCGCACGCTTCGTTGAACGCATCCGTGCGCGGGTGCCGGACGTGGCGATCACCGCGGACCTCATTGCGGGATTTCCCGGCGAGACGGATGCGGACCACCGTGCGAGCGTGGGGTTCGTACGCGCCATGGAGTTCGCGGATGCGCACGTTTTCCGGTTCTCTGCGCGACGCGGGACCGCTGCGAGCAGAATGCGGGACCAAGTGGGGATGGACGTCCGGAAGGCGCGAAGCGAGGAGCTGCGTGCCGTCAGCGCGAACAACGCCGAGCGCTTTCGCCGGCGCTTTCTCGGCACGGCGCGCCGCGTGCTGGTCGAAGAGGAGCTGACCGTCGACGCAGCGTGCTCGAACGGGCGCCGACGGTGGAGCGGGCTCACCGACAACTATCTTCGGGTAGAGATCGAGTCGCCGGGCGACTTCCTCGGAAGAGAGCTGCCGGTCCGCCTCCGCGACCTGTCGCGAGCGGGGTTCGTCGGCGAGGTGGCGACCGACGAGGAGGACGTAGCCCATGGCTGA
- a CDS encoding histidine triad nucleotide-binding protein: MADESSCLFCRIVRGEIPATVVFRENGVTAFRDIAPQAPTHILVVPDRHISGAAAITPADDALVGMVIRAAAEIARREGIESRGYRLVVNQGRDAGQSVDHLHVHLLGGRPLPTPLV, from the coding sequence ATGGCTGACGAGTCGAGCTGCCTATTCTGCCGAATCGTCCGCGGTGAGATTCCGGCGACGGTCGTATTCCGCGAAAATGGTGTCACCGCGTTTCGCGACATCGCACCCCAGGCGCCGACGCACATCCTGGTGGTGCCGGACCGGCACATCTCGGGGGCGGCGGCCATCACGCCTGCCGACGACGCGCTCGTCGGAATGGTGATCCGCGCCGCAGCCGAGATCGCGCGGCGGGAGGGCATCGAGTCGCGAGGGTACCGGTTGGTCGTGAATCAGGGCCGGGACGCGGGGCAGTCGGTCGACCATCTCCACGTACACCTATTGGGCGGCCGCCCTCTGCCGACGCCGCTCGTCTGA
- the sucC gene encoding ADP-forming succinate--CoA ligase subunit beta, translating into MKLYEFQAKEIFARYGIPIPEGEAASDPDSARAIASRLGGRVVVKAQVHVGGRGKAGGIKLADTPADARTLAAGMLGQPLKGLVVRHVLVERALDIAAEYYLSATIDRMSKRVIMMASAMGGVDIEEVAASHPDKIVKLVVDPAYGPLDFQIRDLITEAGFALPAARAIGGVAHALYELMLRCDASLVEINPLVVTGTGEVIAADAKFDVDDNALYRQKDLVQYREETEEDPIEAEAHRRGVTYVRLSGDIGIIGNGAGLVMTTLDLVTREGGRPANFLDIGGGAQAESVRTAIEILLMDPNVKGILFNIFGGITRGDEVAKGILAGTESLDIRVPVVVRMAGTRSAEGRALLQGTNLVAAAGPIEAARKIIELARAQPAAARSGPESTSGELG; encoded by the coding sequence GTGAAGCTCTACGAATTCCAGGCGAAGGAGATATTTGCCCGCTACGGCATCCCAATTCCCGAGGGGGAGGCGGCATCCGATCCGGACAGCGCGCGGGCGATCGCGTCGCGACTCGGCGGTCGCGTCGTGGTCAAAGCTCAAGTCCACGTGGGCGGGCGAGGCAAAGCCGGCGGCATCAAGCTCGCCGACACGCCAGCCGACGCCCGCACGTTGGCCGCCGGAATGCTCGGACAGCCGCTCAAGGGACTCGTCGTTCGGCACGTCCTCGTCGAGCGCGCGCTCGACATCGCCGCCGAGTACTACCTTTCGGCAACCATTGATCGGATGAGCAAGCGGGTCATCATGATGGCCAGCGCGATGGGTGGCGTTGACATCGAAGAGGTCGCGGCTAGCCATCCGGACAAGATCGTTAAGCTCGTCGTCGACCCCGCCTATGGGCCTCTCGACTTTCAGATCCGCGACCTCATTACGGAAGCGGGGTTTGCGCTGCCGGCGGCCCGAGCCATCGGAGGCGTCGCCCACGCCCTCTACGAGCTCATGCTGCGGTGCGATGCGTCGCTGGTCGAGATCAATCCACTAGTGGTGACGGGCACAGGCGAGGTGATCGCCGCGGATGCCAAGTTCGACGTGGACGACAACGCCCTGTATCGACAGAAAGATCTGGTGCAGTATCGCGAGGAGACCGAGGAAGATCCCATCGAGGCCGAGGCGCACCGTCGCGGCGTGACGTACGTTCGGCTGAGCGGAGACATCGGGATCATTGGGAACGGGGCCGGACTGGTCATGACGACTCTCGATCTCGTGACTCGCGAGGGCGGGCGTCCGGCAAATTTCCTCGACATCGGTGGCGGCGCCCAGGCTGAGAGCGTGCGCACCGCTATCGAGATTCTGCTGATGGACCCCAACGTGAAAGGAATCCTCTTCAACATCTTCGGAGGAATTACGCGCGGTGACGAGGTCGCGAAGGGCATTCTCGCGGGAACGGAGAGCCTGGACATTCGCGTGCCCGTCGTGGTGCGGATGGCAGGGACCCGCTCCGCGGAAGGTCGCGCGCTGCTCCAGGGGACGAACCTCGTGGCCGCCGCCGGACCGATCGAGGCGGCCAGGAAGATCATCGAGCTCGCGCGAGCGCAGCCAGCGGCCGCTCGGTCCGGTCCGGAATCGACGAGCGGGGAGCTGGGCTAA
- the sucD gene encoding succinate--CoA ligase subunit alpha, with amino-acid sequence MGILVGPDSRVLVQGVTGREGAFHTAQMVVYGTKVVAGVTPGKAGTEVTGVPVFDTVRDATQRTGANVSIIFVPPPFAADAICEAADSHVPLVICITEGLPTLDVVKAVRFASERGVRIIGPNCPGVMTPGSAKVGIMPADVFREGHIGVVSRSGTLTYEVVNLITEAGHGVSTCVGIGGDPIIGTTFVDVLDLFRDDPQTRGVVLIGEIGGSDEEMAADLIGRGYPKPTVAFISGRSAPPGKRMGHAGAIISGNTGTPESKLQAFRRAGVYVGDTLDDVVSHLIGLLAERSA; translated from the coding sequence ATGGGAATTCTCGTCGGACCCGATTCACGCGTCCTCGTGCAGGGCGTGACCGGACGAGAGGGCGCGTTTCACACAGCGCAGATGGTCGTCTACGGCACCAAGGTGGTCGCCGGCGTCACGCCGGGAAAGGCGGGGACCGAAGTCACCGGCGTGCCCGTGTTCGATACTGTCCGGGACGCCACGCAGCGCACCGGCGCGAATGTGTCGATCATCTTCGTTCCGCCGCCATTCGCGGCCGACGCGATCTGCGAGGCCGCGGATTCCCACGTGCCCCTGGTGATCTGCATCACTGAGGGACTCCCGACGCTCGACGTCGTGAAGGCCGTGCGGTTCGCGTCCGAGCGTGGAGTTCGCATCATTGGTCCGAATTGCCCGGGCGTTATGACGCCCGGGTCGGCGAAGGTCGGCATCATGCCGGCAGACGTGTTCCGGGAAGGCCACATTGGCGTCGTCTCCCGGAGCGGGACGTTAACCTACGAGGTCGTGAATCTCATCACCGAGGCTGGACACGGCGTCTCCACCTGCGTCGGGATCGGCGGCGATCCCATCATCGGGACGACGTTCGTGGATGTTCTGGACCTCTTCCGCGATGATCCGCAGACCCGCGGCGTTGTGCTGATTGGAGAAATTGGCGGGTCGGACGAGGAGATGGCGGCCGATCTCATCGGGCGCGGGTATCCCAAGCCGACCGTCGCCTTCATCTCCGGGCGATCCGCTCCACCCGGCAAGCGCATGGGCCACGCTGGTGCGATCATCTCGGGCAACACGGGGACGCCTGAGAGCAAGCTTCAGGCGTTTCGGCGGGCCGGTGTGTACGTCGGCGATACACTCGACGACGTCGTGAGCCATCTGATCGGGCTCTTGGCCGAACGGAGCGCCTGA